A single region of the Ornithorhynchus anatinus isolate Pmale09 chromosome 6, mOrnAna1.pri.v4, whole genome shotgun sequence genome encodes:
- the TSC22D3 gene encoding TSC22 domain family protein 3 isoform X2: MTTEMYQSTMEVAVYQLHNFSISFFSSLLGGDVVSVKLDNSASGASVVAIDNKIEQAMDLVKNHLMYAVREEVEVLKEQIKELVEKNSQLERENSLLKTLASPEQLEKFQSRLPSEVLAPETPASGATPSPEHTGGSAV; this comes from the exons ATGACCACCGAAATGTACCAGTCCACCATGGAGGTGGCCGTCTATCAGCTGCAcaacttctccatctccttcttctcctctctgctgGGGGGAGATGTGGTTTCCGTTAAACTGGacaacag CGCCTCCGGGGCCAGCGTGGTGGCCATCGACAACAAGATCGAGCAGGCGATG GATCTCGTAAAAAACCACCTGATGTACGCGGTGCGGGAGGAAGTGGAGGTCCTGAAGGAACAGATCAAGGAACTGGTGGAGAAGAACTCGCAGCTGGAGCGAGAAAACAGCCTCCTGAAGACCCTGGCCAGCCCCGAGCAGCTGGAGAAATTCCAGTCCCGGCTGCCGTCGGAAGTCCTGGCCCCGGAGACTCCGGCTTCCGGGGCCACGCCCTCACCTGAGCACACCGGCGGCTCTGCAGTGTAA